A region from the Beduinella massiliensis genome encodes:
- a CDS encoding ribosome maturation factor RimP yields MAQSDIVTVAMPACEKLAGEMHFELVDVELAKEGAGRYLRIYIDKPGGITLDDCEAFHRAIQPQVERVDYDFLEVCSPGLDRPLKKQRDFDAHIGQDVQVHLYKPVDKKKVFEGTLVGLIDGEIVLDTSEGQARFAQKSASRVVPVLHFEDVDFEDLEIEGAESDESGSH; encoded by the coding sequence ATGGCGCAAAGCGATATCGTCACCGTGGCCATGCCGGCCTGTGAAAAGCTGGCAGGTGAAATGCATTTTGAGTTGGTAGACGTCGAGCTTGCCAAGGAAGGCGCCGGCAGATACCTGCGCATATACATTGACAAGCCCGGCGGTATAACGCTGGATGATTGTGAGGCCTTCCACCGGGCGATTCAGCCCCAGGTGGAGCGCGTGGATTACGACTTCCTGGAGGTGTGCTCGCCGGGGCTCGACCGCCCGCTGAAAAAACAGCGGGATTTTGACGCGCACATCGGTCAGGACGTGCAGGTCCATTTGTACAAACCCGTCGATAAAAAAAAGGTTTTTGAAGGCACGCTCGTCGGCCTGATCGACGGCGAGATCGTGCTTGACACCTCGGAGGGACAGGCGCGCTTTGCGCAAAAGAGCGCCTCCAGGGTCGTGCCTGTGCTGCATTTTGAGGATGTTGATTTTGAAGACCTGGAAATAGAGGGAGCTGAAAGCGATGAATCGGGAAGTCATTGA